The following are from one region of the Vitis riparia cultivar Riparia Gloire de Montpellier isolate 1030 chromosome 14, EGFV_Vit.rip_1.0, whole genome shotgun sequence genome:
- the LOC117931134 gene encoding UPF0481 protein At3g47200-like: protein MCPDAPDDYAVTSYICFLYDLIDDADDVKELRSKHILDNLLGSDEDVAHIFNEIGNGLVDPGRYEVVKVLIQEHYNKRVNTWIAEALHGHFRSPWTFMALIAAVLALILTGVQTYYAHPGNYIIYLYISSIIIGICFFLVRHVCD, encoded by the coding sequence ATGTGTCCAGATGCCCCAGATGACTATGCGGTCACTTCTTATATATGCTTCCTTTACGACCTCATTGATGATGCAGACGATGTCAAGGAGCTGAGATCTAAGCACATTCTCGACAACCTTCTTGGCAGCGATGAAGATGTGGCCCACATTTTCAACGAGATCGGCAATGGCTTGGTAGATCCCGGACGTTATGAAGTTGTAAAAGTTCTTATTCAGGAACACTACAACAAGAGAGTGAATACTTGGATAGCTGAAGCCCTTCACGGCCATTTCAGGTCTCCCTGGACTTTCATGGCTCTCATTGCAGCTGTTTTAGCACTAATTCTTACTGGGGTTCAGACCTACTACGCTCATCCCGGTaactatataatatatttatatatatcgtCAATTATAATTGGGatatgtttttttcttgttcGGCATGTTTGTGATTAG